CGCAGCGCGTGTAGGCCTTGACGTTGAGCAGCTCAAGCGGGAATGCAAGATCCGGCCATCGCAGATGAAATGCGCGCGTCCGCGCACTCGCGAAAGGTCTGCACTTAGACGGTACGCCCGCGTTGGTGGTCGGCGATATAGTGGTCGCCGACCTTGTGGACATGGCCAGCTTGCAACGCTTGCATCGCCGATGCGCGCTCAAAGCGTGCTGGCTCTCGTGCGGGGCAGCATCTGTAGACCGGCCACGCTGTTGTTGCCGGAGCGTGCCGTTTGTGGCAGCTGGCTTTGCTGTCGCTCCTCGTAATCTTGTTGCGGTCATCCAGCTGCCGTGGGCGCCAACAACAATCCTGAGCGCCCGCGCCTGAAGTCGCTGGCCGGGTGCTCGTGAACCGAGCCCGCTTTTCTTCGGCAAGCTCAGGCGGTCTTGGCCCTGCGGCATCGCCCCCTGGCGCGGGGCAGCCTTCGGCTGCTGACGGTCGCCGGCCTGTCGGCCGGCGTCTTTCTATTGTGGCCTTCCCCCTGGCGCAGGGTGGGCAGCACTCCCTTCTAGGCCCGCCGCGGCGTCCCGCAACCCTTCGCTTGTCGCTTTCGGGTCCTCCACTCCGTTCCGGTCCTGCTGATGCAGTCCGCCTCCGACGGCGGGCCTTTCCGGTCGCTTTTGCCGCCCACCCCGCTTCCGGGGAGGGCGCGCGATTGTAGAGCGGAGGACATCACGATGCGTGCAAACAACAAACGTTGCGGCAGCCGACAGGCTGGCGCAGACAGCGGCGGGCGCACCGGCGCCAGCCTTTATCAGGAAATCACCGACCGCATCATTGCCGAACTGGAGCGCGGCACCGTGCCATGGGTCAAGCCGTGGGGCAGGGCAAGGACAGGCCTCGGCCTGCCGCGGAATGCGGCCACCCAGCGCCGATATTCCGGCATCAATATCCTGATCCTGTGGGGCGCGGTCATCGAGCGCGGTTTCCCCAGCCAGAACTGGCTCACCTTCCGGCAGGCGCTTTCGCTTGGCGGCAATGTCAGGAAGGGCGAGCACGGCACCACCATCGTTCACGCTGACCGCTTTGTTCCCAAGAACGAAAAGCAACGCGCCGACACCGATGGCGACGAACCGCAGGCGGTGCCCTTCCTGAAGCGCTTCACCGTCTTCAATGTCGCGCAGTGCGATAATCTGCCCGAACATCTTTACGCCGCCGGCGAGCCTCTGCCTGAGCGCGAGATGGTCCCGCAGGCCGAGGCGCTCATTCATGCAACCGGCGCTGATTTTCGCGTCGGCGGCGAGCGCGCCTTCTACATGCCCGGCAGCGACACCATACAGGTGCCGCCGCAGCCGGCTTTCTTCCACCAGATCGACTATTACCGGACCTGCTTTCACGAGCTTGGCCACTGGACCGGCCACCCGAGGCGACTCGCGCGCGACCTGTCCGGCTCCTTCGGGTCCAACACCTATGCGCGCGAGGAACTGGTCGCCGAAATCGCATCAGCCTTCATCTGCAGCAGTCTCGGCATCGAGCCGACCGTGCGCCATGCCGACTACATCGGCTCATGGCTGACGGTTTTGCGCGAGGACAACCGCGCCATCTTCCGCGCCGCAAGCCATGCCTCGAAAGCCGCCGATTTCCTGCTTGGCCGCAATGTCGATGTCGAAGGCGAGGCACATGCCGAAACCGCCTATGGGAGCGCGCAATCCTCACACGCGACCGCCTTGCGCCTCTGATGACGCAAAGCCGCGCGCAACCAACTCGACAGTTCTTTTGAGGTTGCCCTAACGCCGATGGCCGGCGTTGGCGTCGATCGTTCATCGGACCGAGGTTCGCAAAAAAAGAGGGCGGCATTGATGCCGCCCTCTCGTTGCGAAAGCTGCCAGAGCTGGATTAGAAATCCATGCCGCCCATGCCGCCCATGCCGCCGCCGCCCATGCCGCCAGGCATGCCGCCGCCAG
The window above is part of the Mesorhizobium sp. WSM4904 genome. Proteins encoded here:
- a CDS encoding zincin-like metallopeptidase domain-containing protein, giving the protein MRANNKRCGSRQAGADSGGRTGASLYQEITDRIIAELERGTVPWVKPWGRARTGLGLPRNAATQRRYSGINILILWGAVIERGFPSQNWLTFRQALSLGGNVRKGEHGTTIVHADRFVPKNEKQRADTDGDEPQAVPFLKRFTVFNVAQCDNLPEHLYAAGEPLPEREMVPQAEALIHATGADFRVGGERAFYMPGSDTIQVPPQPAFFHQIDYYRTCFHELGHWTGHPRRLARDLSGSFGSNTYAREELVAEIASAFICSSLGIEPTVRHADYIGSWLTVLREDNRAIFRAASHASKAADFLLGRNVDVEGEAHAETAYGSAQSSHATALRL